The DNA segment TTAGATTTTTAGGACAGCAGGATTGGAATGGACTGAATTATAGCCTTGATGTTGCAGGAATGAATGCCGGAAACAGGTATTTTAAAACATGGTCTACTAATTTATCGCCTTCAACCCCAGAAAATATGCAATTTACGGGTGCTTCCGGAATGTATAAAATCGTTATAGATGCAGACGCTACTGTAAAGTCAATTACTGTTTCAGCTTCGCCGATCAATAATTGGAATCCTGCTAATTTGTATCTTGTAGGAACAGTGAACGGATGGAATTCCGGAACAGCTATTCCAATGACAAATTTAGGAAACGGGAAATTTGAGCATACTATCGCTCTTCCGGCTGCTTCAGAATTTAAATTTTTAGGGCAGCAAAGCTGGGGAGATCTTGACTGGGGAAATATTTCTGCTGATGGAAATACCGGTTATTTGGGTCCGAAAGGAAGTAATGGAAATATTAAATTTGACGGAACAGGAGGTAGTTATAAGATTTCTGTAGATATAAAATTAGGTACTTATAAAATACAGCCTTTGTAGGGTGAAATTATATTAAATTTACATAGCAAAGTGTTGCTGAAAAGCAGCACTTTCTTTATTTTTAAAAGTTTATAAATAATCATTATGAAGAAAATTACAGTGGGAGCGTTATTGTTCTCAACAATGTTTGTTGGTATTAATGCCCAATCCTTACAATCTCCTGACGGGAAGTTTGAAATGAACTTCCAGCTGAAGCAGGGAATTCCGTATTACAATCTGAAATACAATGGCAGTGTAGTGGTGGAGGATTCTAAATTGGGGCTGAGATTATTTAAAGATACCGCCATTAAATTTGCCTCGGAGATTGCTAAACCCGAAGATGCCAAATTTGACCTCAATAACGGCTTTACCAAAACAGAAGAAAAAAAGGATTCTAAAAATGAAACCTGGCAGCCTGTGTTGGGAGAGAAAAAAAATTATGTCAATCAATACAATGAACTGGCGGTAACCCTTCATCAGGACGCTACAGATAGAAATATTGTGGTTAAGTTCAGGCTGTTCAATGACGGATTAGGATTTCGGTATGAATTTCCACAACAGAAAAACTTGAATTATTTTGTGATCCGTGAAGAAGACTCGGAAATTGATTTTCCAACGGATATGAAAGCATGGTGGATTGCAGCGGATTATGACTCCCAGGAATACCAGCCGCAGACAACAAAAATCTCTGAAATTCCGGTGAGATGGCCGAATTCATTCGACAGTAATGCGTCGCAGCAAATGGTGCCAAATGCCGTTCAGTCGCCTTTAATGCTGAAAAAAGAAGGTAAAGATCCTTTGTACGTAAATGTTGGAGAGGCAGCGGTGTTAAATTATCCTGCTTCACATCTTGAAGTAGATCCGGTTAATTTTAAATTTAAAACACACTTAACTCCCGACAGACAGGGTGCAAAAGGATATATCCAAACCTCTTCCGTTTCCCCGTGGAGAACAATCATCGTTTCCCCGAAAGCTGAAGAAGTTTTAGCATCTAAAATGATGTTTAACCTGAATGAACCTACAAAATATACCGATACTTCATACATTCACCCTACAAAATACATGGGCGTCTGGTGGGAAATGATCATCGGGAAGTCACAGTGGGCATATTCCACAGCTGAAAACGTTCATATCGGAGTGACGGATTTTTCCAAATTAACACCTAACGGAAAACATGCCGCGAATAATACGAAGGTAAAAGAATACATCGATTTTGCGGCAGCCAACGGTTTTGGCGGATTACTTATCGAAGGATGGAATGCCGGCTGGGAAGATTGGTTTGGACACTCAAAAGAATTTG comes from the Chryseobacterium nepalense genome and includes:
- a CDS encoding glycoside hydrolase family 97 protein, with amino-acid sequence MKKITVGALLFSTMFVGINAQSLQSPDGKFEMNFQLKQGIPYYNLKYNGSVVVEDSKLGLRLFKDTAIKFASEIAKPEDAKFDLNNGFTKTEEKKDSKNETWQPVLGEKKNYVNQYNELAVTLHQDATDRNIVVKFRLFNDGLGFRYEFPQQKNLNYFVIREEDSEIDFPTDMKAWWIAADYDSQEYQPQTTKISEIPVRWPNSFDSNASQQMVPNAVQSPLMLKKEGKDPLYVNVGEAAVLNYPASHLEVDPVNFKFKTHLTPDRQGAKGYIQTSSVSPWRTIIVSPKAEEVLASKMMFNLNEPTKYTDTSYIHPTKYMGVWWEMIIGKSQWAYSTAENVHIGVTDFSKLTPNGKHAANNTKVKEYIDFAAANGFGGLLIEGWNAGWEDWFGHSKEFVFDFITPYPDFDIKMLNEYAHSKGIKLIMHHETSGSATNYERWADKAFKLMNDYGYDAVKTGYVGDIIPRGEHHYSQWTINHFYRIAEKANEYKIMVNSHESVRPGGESRTYPNWISAEAARGTEFEAFAGNNPDHQTILPFTRWMGGPMDYTPGIFQTKLDYYFPGDNRFVKTTLVKQLALYVVMYMPLQMAADLPENYQKHMDAFQFIKDVAADWDDTKILSAEPGDYIITARKAKGTENWFVGGITDENKREYTVDFSFLDKGKKYEATIYEDGKDADYINNPQSYNIYKKQITSKSKINFKMVRSGGFAISIKPVK